A section of the Enterococcus montenegrensis genome encodes:
- a CDS encoding DUF3173 domain-containing protein gives METKCDFMVNRAILIEMGFKPSQAARMIKESKTYLARVEGIDFYNNRQVGVVPSRVIEHLFHIQVAE, from the coding sequence TTGGAAACAAAATGTGATTTCATGGTAAATCGTGCAATTTTGATAGAAATGGGCTTTAAACCTAGTCAAGCTGCACGAATGATTAAAGAGAGCAAAACGTATCTTGCACGGGTTGAAGGAATAGATTTTTATAATAATCGCCAAGTTGGTGTGGTGCCATCTCGAGTAATTGAACATCTTTTTCACATTCAAGTTGCGGAATAA
- a CDS encoding site-specific integrase, which yields MPKIKNIYQDKKTKKWFFRAYLGIDEDGRKVQKTKRGYASQKDAKIAYDKYMETHDFNKTVPNQLCSTNQMTFEEFYKDRFVKWYERQVKSQTYENAQFIFEKRMQFFYHFRVRDITSHDIEDWLFELSQTESRNSRKKVNGETLSKSYINRIRGHLKIVLDRAVKEGVIAKNPVDDVSSLLSDNKKVEFWEHSEFLKVMNELKDDKIQTHHRKIVYEMLFYTGIRIGELEALSWSNVDFEKNTITIEKTLIYNTKDDWYFSTPKTKCAYRTIGMGKKLSLKLRQWYDLQKRIGNFEYVAQLDGTFTPPYSFANWLKEAAKKAGVKPIKLHALRHSHVAFLIEQNIQPLSIQERLGHANIQITLGTYGHLYAKSDQQVVNAIDYVQEGAILSKNDDLLPV from the coding sequence ATGCCAAAAATTAAAAATATTTACCAAGATAAAAAGACAAAAAAATGGTTCTTCCGAGCATATCTGGGCATAGATGAAGATGGAAGAAAGGTTCAGAAGACTAAACGAGGTTATGCTTCACAAAAAGATGCCAAAATTGCTTATGACAAGTATATGGAAACACATGATTTCAACAAGACAGTTCCTAATCAACTGTGTTCTACCAATCAAATGACTTTCGAAGAGTTTTACAAGGATAGGTTTGTAAAATGGTACGAGAGACAGGTGAAGAGTCAAACATATGAGAATGCGCAATTCATATTCGAAAAGCGAATGCAGTTTTTCTATCATTTTCGTGTTCGAGATATTACAAGTCACGATATTGAGGATTGGTTATTTGAACTAAGCCAGACAGAGTCACGCAATTCGCGGAAAAAAGTCAATGGCGAAACGTTATCAAAATCTTATATCAATCGGATTCGGGGACACTTAAAAATTGTATTGGATCGGGCTGTTAAAGAGGGGGTGATTGCTAAAAATCCCGTTGATGATGTTTCTTCACTTCTTTCTGATAATAAGAAAGTTGAGTTTTGGGAACACAGTGAGTTTCTAAAAGTGATGAATGAATTGAAGGACGATAAGATTCAAACCCACCATCGGAAGATTGTGTATGAAATGCTCTTTTATACTGGCATTCGGATTGGAGAACTTGAAGCTTTGTCTTGGTCGAATGTAGATTTCGAAAAAAACACGATAACGATTGAGAAGACACTAATTTATAATACAAAAGATGATTGGTACTTCTCGACTCCAAAAACGAAATGTGCTTATCGAACGATTGGGATGGGAAAGAAACTTTCATTAAAGCTCAGACAGTGGTATGACTTGCAAAAACGAATTGGAAATTTTGAATATGTTGCTCAGTTGGACGGAACATTTACGCCACCTTATTCTTTCGCAAACTGGTTAAAAGAGGCTGCTAAAAAAGCGGGTGTCAAACCGATTAAACTTCACGCGCTACGACATTCTCATGTTGCATTTCTGATTGAGCAGAATATTCAACCGCTATCGATTCAAGAGCGATTGGGCCATGCGAATATCCAAATCACTTTAGGAACTTACGGTCACTTATATGCGAAGTCAGATCAACAAGTAGTTAACGCGATTGATTATGTTCAAGAGGGCGCTATTCTTTCGAAAAATGACGATTTATTACCAGTCTGA
- a CDS encoding ArsR/SmtB family transcription factor, with amino-acid sequence MIIDTSTKSLPVLQALANETRLGIVNQLATGEMNIGEIAKALAISNAITTRHVQQLEDAGVVKTRRCPGKFGLQKIVALAIDQIGIEFPEKIFPEYRHYHADVKVGHFTDYHAEPTCGLASEEGHIGMADQPRSFLDSQRVNAQLVWTGKGFLEYKIPNLVQVDDHLELLDISFEIASEFPISNNTWPSDVTYYINGKKLGSDTVRGNYADVRGRLTPTWWPDTCSQYGELKHIRINQYDTSIDGVPTTDLNINDLALKGTDYFTLRIASEENMEHVGGLTLFGEKWGNHEQSIKVLTYVS; translated from the coding sequence ATGATTATTGATACATCGACAAAATCACTCCCCGTTTTACAAGCCTTAGCAAACGAAACGCGACTGGGAATTGTAAATCAACTAGCGACTGGCGAAATGAATATTGGTGAAATTGCCAAAGCCCTCGCCATTTCAAATGCCATCACAACGCGGCACGTCCAACAATTAGAAGATGCTGGTGTTGTAAAGACGCGTCGTTGTCCAGGTAAATTTGGTTTGCAAAAAATCGTTGCCTTAGCGATTGATCAAATTGGCATTGAGTTTCCGGAAAAAATTTTTCCAGAATACCGACACTACCATGCTGACGTAAAAGTGGGACATTTTACCGACTACCACGCGGAGCCAACTTGTGGTCTAGCCTCAGAAGAAGGGCATATCGGTATGGCCGATCAGCCTCGTTCTTTTCTTGATAGTCAACGCGTCAACGCACAATTAGTTTGGACCGGAAAAGGTTTTTTAGAATATAAAATTCCTAACCTCGTTCAAGTTGATGATCACCTTGAATTATTAGATATTAGTTTTGAAATCGCATCTGAATTTCCGATTTCTAATAATACTTGGCCAAGTGACGTTACGTATTATATCAACGGAAAGAAATTGGGCAGCGACACTGTCCGAGGCAATTATGCCGATGTTCGTGGGCGCCTAACTCCAACTTGGTGGCCCGATACTTGTAGTCAATATGGTGAATTAAAACATATCCGGATTAATCAATATGACACAAGTATTGATGGCGTTCCTACGACAGATTTAAATATTAATGACTTAGCACTTAAAGGAACCGATTATTTTACATTGCGCATTGCTTCAGAAGAAAATATGGAGCATGTAGGCGGTTTAACCCTCTTTGGTGAAAAGTGGGGCAACCACGAACAAAGTATAAAAGTTTTAACCTATGTAAGTTAA